The Candidatus Schekmanbacteria bacterium RIFCSPLOWO2_02_FULL_38_14 genome includes a window with the following:
- a CDS encoding thiamine diphosphokinase → MSKKRVIIFSNGRIGDVNFYRKIIKKNDLIICADGGLKFAKKLGLKPDALIGDFDSLKEKEILEAERRGARILKFTPEKDKTDTQLALEYAISSGAKEIIMLGSLGGRIDHLLANLHLLKLGTEKGVEIRVVDENNEIRLIDSAITFKTKRGETLSLLPFSDKVTGIYTEGLKYSLENGTMVSGNPYGVSNVAVSSKVRIKIRSGLLMMIRNLKL, encoded by the coding sequence GCAGGATTGGAGATGTAAACTTTTACAGGAAGATTATTAAAAAAAATGACCTGATTATCTGTGCCGATGGTGGTCTGAAGTTTGCAAAAAAGCTCGGATTGAAACCTGATGCTTTAATTGGAGATTTTGATTCATTAAAGGAAAAAGAAATTCTTGAAGCTGAAAGAAGAGGAGCAAGGATTTTAAAATTCACTCCTGAAAAGGATAAAACAGATACACAGCTTGCCCTTGAATATGCCATTTCATCGGGTGCAAAAGAGATAATAATGCTTGGTTCTCTTGGCGGAAGAATTGACCATCTGCTTGCAAATCTGCATCTTTTGAAATTGGGAACTGAAAAAGGTGTTGAAATCAGAGTTGTTGATGAGAATAATGAAATAAGGCTTATAGACAGTGCAATAACTTTCAAAACAAAAAGAGGCGAAACATTGTCTCTCCTTCCTTTTAGTGATAAAGTTACAGGAATCTACACTGAAGGGCTGAAATACAGCCTTGAAAACGGGACAATGGTTTCAGGCAATCCCTATGGTGTGAGCAATGTAGCAGTTTCTTCAAAAGTTAGAATAAAAATCCGCTCAGGACTGTTGATGATGATTAGAAATCTCAAACTCTAA